In Malus sylvestris chromosome 15, drMalSylv7.2, whole genome shotgun sequence, a single genomic region encodes these proteins:
- the LOC126603257 gene encoding uncharacterized protein LOC126603257: protein MAKGSRGRRRIASRRYRATPYPLQNNQDLLEDLCPRKCRDLEKKDWEDATCSVCMEYPHNAVLLLCSSHDKGCRPYMCGTSFRHSNCLGQYKKAYTKMGSSDHGQPLLGSNNNPTAVPDAGWPVQRCEVTELACPLCRGQVKGWTVLEPARDYLNTKRRSCMQENCAFVGNYKELRRHVKEEHPSARPREVDPDLEQKWRSLEHERETNDLMSTIQSTMPGAMVFGDYVIERNNYGLDTDEEDGGFDADAPERNGGFGLGFDGNLVNVFFLLHAFGPSGTDLTRRLRQPERAFHHSADGSAAGIRHTTPIGGLDSSDQDEENESDGDDDGGGMSLVSRLRRHGRVLLGRSGRRGARREGNSDER, encoded by the coding sequence ATGGCAAAAGGTAGCCGGGGACGACGCAGAATTGCTTCCCGACGATACAGAGCAACTCCATACCCATTGCAGAACAATCAAGATCTATTGGAGGATCTGTGCCCGAGGAAATGCAGAGACTTGGAAAAAAAAGACTGGGAGGATGCAACATGTTCTGTGTGCATGGAGTATCCTCACAATGCTGTCCTTCTCCTTTGTTCTTCTCATGACAAAGGTTGCCGTCCCTACATGTGTGGAACTAGTTTCCGGCATTCCAACTGTCTTGGCCAGTACAAGAAAGCTTATACTAAAATGGGGTCATCTGATCATGGACAACCATTGCTTGGCTCCAACAACAATCCAACTGCTGTACCAGATGCTGGATGGCCAGTACAGAGGTGTGAAGTTACAGAGCTTGCATGCCCCCTCTGTAGGGGCCAGGTGAAGGGCTGGACTGTTCTTGAACCAGCACGAGATTATCTAAATACAAAAAGGAGAAGCTGCATGCAAGAAAATTGCGCATTTGTCGGAAATTACAAGGAGCTTAGGAGGCATGTGAAGGAAGAACACCCCTCCGCGCGGCCACGAGAAGTGGATCCAGACCTCGAACAGAAATGGAGAAGTCTTGAACATGAGCGTGAGACGAACGATCTGATGAGCACAATCCAGTCTACCATGCCAGGGGCAATGGTTTTTGGAGATTATGTAATAGAAAGAAATAATTATGGTTTGGATACGGACGAAGAGGATGGTGGCTTTGATGCAGATGCTCCAGAAAGAAATGGGGGGTTCGGGCTGGGATTCGATGGCAATCTGGTGAACGTCTTTTTCCTATTACATGCATTTGGGCCATCAGGCACTGACCTGACAAGACGTCTACGGCAGCCAGAGAGGGCCTTCCACCACTCAGCGGACGGCAGTGCTGCTGGCATCAGGCACACAACTCCTATTGGTGGTTTAGATTCCTCTGATCAAGATGAAGAGAATGAAAGTGATGGTGATGACGACGGTGGTGGTATGTCGTTGGTGAGCCGCCTTCGGCGTCATGGGAGGGTGTTGTTGGGACGTTCTGGGAGGAGAGGTGCGCGTAGAGAAGGAAATAGTGATGAAAGATAA